In Esox lucius isolate fEsoLuc1 chromosome 6, fEsoLuc1.pri, whole genome shotgun sequence, the following proteins share a genomic window:
- the si:ch211-217g15.3 gene encoding uncharacterized protein si:ch211-217g15.3, which translates to MFRISVWICLSLLVNGYSAKPFKSWGKASETAVQETLMSDEMEEKQLSDLGLKQVEAPEDMDRTDYIDSAIWKNIIEEKGDEEEEVEKGELEEGQGRYLTAEEDTDHINHPSMDSELTGSQPQLQDTFVGVLDTQQPEQDRLYHPEIKQDDWLYQASEPHKLVLSALGAEFRGHREPEEDRDHIYHGDLPGPIQGGRMDQERQLPADRPSQRIHSQPEEDLDDLYHP; encoded by the exons ATGTTCAG AATTTCAGTTtggatctgtctctctctattggTTAATGGCTACTCAGCCAAGCCATTCAAGTCCTGG GGTAAAGCATCTGAGACTGCAGTCCAGGAGACACTGAT GTCAGATGAGATGGAGGAAAAGCAGCTGTCTGATCTGGGGCTGAAACAGGTGGAGGCCCCAGAAGACATGGACCGTACCGACTACATCGACTCAGCCATCTGGAAGAACATCATAGAGGAGAAGGgagacgaggaggaagaggttgAGAAGGGAGAACTTGAGGAAGGCCAGGGTCGATATCTCACAGCCGAGGAGGACACGGACCATATCAACCACCCATCAATGGACTCTGAACTGACCGGATCCCAACCTCAGCTGCAGGACACCTTCGTCGGAGTGCTCGATACACAGCAGCCTGAACAGGACAGGCTCTACCATCCAGAAATAAAGCAGGACGACTGGCTTTACCAAGCCAGTGAGCCTCACAAGTTGGTGCTCTCTGCTCTGGGGGCAGAGTTCAGGGGTCATCGTGAGCCTGAAGAGGACAGGGACCACATCTACCATGGTGACCTGCCTGGACCTATTCAGGGGGGCCGGATGGACCAGGAGAGGCAGCTGCCGGCTGATCGGCCCTCTCAGAGGATCCACAGCCAACCGGAGGAAGACCTTGATGACCTCTATCATCCTTAA
- the fuom gene encoding fucose mutarotase (The RefSeq protein has 1 substitution compared to this genomic sequence): MVILKGIPSILSQELLFALAKMGHGDELVLADTNFPTSSICSCGPIEIRADGLRAPELLGAILKLLPLDTYVPSPAAVMDLVDSDKKNGLATPVWEIFRQNLTRAGVQAPLEKVERFAFYERAKKAFAVVATGETALYGCLILKKGIIPEYQLD, from the exons atggTTATTTTAAAAGGAATTCCGTCCATTTTATCACCAGAGCTGCTGTTTGCCCTGGCCAAGATGGGCCACGGAGACGAACTGG TTCTAGCAGATACAAACTTCCCAACTTCTTCCATCTGCTCCTGCGGTCCCATTGAGATTCGAGCTGATG GTCTACGGGCACCAGAGCTTCTGGGGGCCATTTTGAAGCTACTTCCCCTGGATACCTATGTCCCCAGTCCG gctgccGTAATGGACTTGGTGGACAGTGACAAAAAGAATGGACTTGCAACACCTGTATGGGAAATCTTCAGACAGAACCTGACACGAGCCGGAGTACAA GCTCCCCTGGAGAAGGTGGAAAGATTTGCTTTCTATGAACGAGCTAAGAAAGCCTTTGCTGTGGTAGCAACTGG GGAGACCGCACTCTATGGGTGCCTGATCCTGAAGAAGGGAATCATTCCAGAATACCAACTAGattga
- the echs1 gene encoding enoyl-CoA hydratase, mitochondrial isoform X1: MALLFKTAALLLKPTRTLPSTLKVVRHYSAGGQYEYIIVEKRGQKLDVGFIQLNRPKALNALCDGLMIELGKALDAFEADGTVGAIVLTGGDRAFAAGADIKEMQNRTFQECYSGNFLAHWNRVSTVRKPVIAAVNGFALGGGCELAMMCDIIYAGEKAQFGQPEILLGTIPGAGGTQRLTRAVGKSLAMELVLTGDRITAQEAKQSGLVSKVYPVDQLVSEAIKCGEKIAANSKIVSAMAKEAVNAAYELTLAEGNRLEKRLFHATFATEDRKEGMTAFVEKRKADFKDQ; the protein is encoded by the exons ATGGCCTTGTTATTCAAAACCGCAGCCCTGCTTTTGAAGCCGACACGGACTCTGCCCTCCACTCTCAAAGTCGTTCGTCATTACAGCGCAG GTGGCCAGTATGAGTACATCATTGTGGAGAAGCGTGGACAGAAACTGGATGTGGGCTTCATCCAGTTGAACCGCCCCAAAGCTCTGAACGCTCTGTGTGATGGACTGATGATCGAGCTAGGAAAAGCTCTGGATGCATTTGAGGCCGACGGAACAGTTGGTGCCATTGTTCTAACTGGCGGTGACAGGGCCTTTGCAG CTGGCGCTGACATCAAGGAGATGCAGAATCGCACCTTCCAGGAGTGTTATTCTGGTAACTTCCTGGCTCATTGGAACCGTGTCTCTACCGTCAGGAAACCAGTCATCGCTGCTGTCAATGGGTTTGCT TTGGGCGGTGGCTGTGAACTGGCTATGATGTGTGACATTATCTATGCAGGAGAGAAGGCTCAGTTTGGACAGCCAGAGATCCTTCTGGGCACCATCCCAG GGGCCGGTGGCACTCAGAGACTAACCCGGGCTGTGGGGAAATCTCTGGCTATGGAGTTGGTTCTTACTGGAGACCGGATCACAGCACAGGAGGCTAAGCAGTCag GTTTGGTGAGTAAGGTCTATCCTGTAGACCAGTTGGTGTCAGAAGCCATTAAATGCGGGGAGAAGATTGCAGCTAACTCCAAGATTGTGTCTGCCATGGCTAAAGAGGCTGTCAATGCAG cGTATGAGCTGACACTGGCTGAGGGGAATCGACTGGAGAAGAGGTTATTTCACGCTACCTTTGCCACG GAAGATCGAAAGGAGGGCATGACAGCGTTTGTAGAGAAGAGAAAGGCTGATTTCAAGGACCAGTAG
- the echs1 gene encoding enoyl-CoA hydratase, mitochondrial (The RefSeq protein has 2 substitutions compared to this genomic sequence): MALLFKTAALLLKPTRTLPSTLKVVRHYSAGGQYEYIIVEKRGQKLDVGFIQLNRPKALNALCDGLMIELGKALDAFEADGTVGAIVLTGGDRAFAAGADIKEMQNRTFQECYSGNFLAHWNRASTVRKPVIAAVNGFALGGGCELAMMCDIIYAGEKAQFGQPEILLGTIPGAGGTQRLTRAVGKSLAMELVLTGDRITAQEAKQSGLVSKVYPVDQLVSEAIKCGEKIAANSKIVPAMAKEAVNAAYELTLAEGNRLEKRLFHATFATEDRKEGMTAFVEKRKADFKDQ; the protein is encoded by the exons ATGGCCTTGTTATTCAAAACCGCAGCCCTGCTTTTGAAGCCGACACGGACTCTGCCCTCCACTCTCAAAGTCGTTCGTCATTACAGCGCAG GTGGCCAGTATGAGTACATCATTGTGGAGAAGCGTGGACAGAAACTGGATGTGGGCTTCATCCAGTTGAACCGCCCCAAAGCTCTGAACGCTCTGTGTGATGGACTGATGATCGAGCTAGGAAAAGCTCTGGATGCATTTGAGGCCGACGGAACAGTTGGTGCCATTGTTCTAACTGGCGGTGACAGGGCCTTTGCAG CTGGCGCTGACATCAAGGAGATGCAGAATCGCACCTTCCAGGAGTGTTATTCTGGTAACTTCCTGGCTCATTGGAACCGTGTCTCTACCGTCAGGAAACCAGTCATCGCTGCTGTCAATGGGTTTGCT TTGGGCGGTGGCTGTGAACTGGCTATGATGTGTGACATTATCTATGCAGGAGAGAAGGCTCAGTTTGGACAGCCAGAGATCCTTCTGGGCACCATCCCAG GGGCCGGTGGCACTCAGAGACTAACCCGGGCTGTGGGGAAATCTCTGGCTATGGAGTTGGTTCTTACTGGAGACCGGATCACAGCACAGGAGGCTAAGCAGTCag GTTTGGTGAGTAAGGTCTATCCTGTAGACCAGTTGGTGTCAGAAGCCATTAAATGCGGGGAGAAGATTGCAGCTAACTCCAAGATTGTGTCTGCCATGGCTAAAGAGGCTGTCAATGCAG cGTATGAGCTGACACTGGCTGAGGGGAATCGACTGGAGAAGAGGTTATTTCACGCTACCTTTGCCACG GAAGATCGAAAGGAGGGCATGACAGCGTTTGTAGAGAAGAGAAAGGCTGATTTCAAGGACCAGTAG
- the mtg1 gene encoding mitochondrial ribosome-associated GTPase 1 gives MRLHQMLRNTATFRTVFDFGDREVAHWFPGHMAKGLKQMRATVKNVDCILEVHDARIPVSGRNPLFQESLDVRPHLLVLNKMDLADLSAKNRILKQLQRDGVKNILFTDCLSQRDENVKKLVPMVIDLIQSNPRFHREEDTNFCLMVIGVPNVGKSSLINALRRTNLKKGRASKVGGEPGITKAVLTRIQVCERPIIHLLDTPGVLPPKIPSLETGMKLALCGTILDHLVGEDVIADYLLFSLNRLEKYSYVERYGLGEPTDDIQQVLKHIAVKLGKTQRVKAITGVGNITITVPNYPAAAYDFIRAFRKGELGQVILD, from the exons ATGAGACTTCATCAGATGCTCCGTAATACAGCGACCTTCAGGACGGTATTTGACTTTGGCGACAGAGAGGTTGCACATTGGTTCCCTGGTCATATGGCCAAAG GTCTGAAACAGATGAGAGCTACTGTGAAGAATGTTGACTGCATCCTGGAAGTCCACGATGCTAGA ATCCCTGTCTCAGGTAGAAACCCTCTGTTCCAGGAGAGCTTGGATGTCAGACCTCATCTCCTGGTGCTGAACAAGATGGATTTGGCTGACCTCTCGGCCAAGAAT AGGATTTTAAAACAACTCCAACGAGACGGAGTGAAGAACATCCTTTTCACAGACTGCCTCAGTCAGAGAGATGAAAACGTCAAAaag CTGGTTCCCATGGTGATAGACCTGATCCAGAGCAATCCGCGGTTCCACCGAGAGGAG GACACAAACTTCTGCCTGATGGTGATCGGGGTGCCCAATGTTGGAAAGTCATCTCTCATCAATGCTCTGAGAAGAACCAACCTGAAGAAAG GTCGGGCTTCGAAAGTAGGAGGTGAACCAGGCATAACCAAAGCAGTGTTGACTAGGATACAG GTGTGTGAGAGACCCATCATCCATCTTCTAGACACACCCGGCGTTCTTCCCCCAAAGATTCcgagtctggagactggcatgAAGCTTGCTCTATGTG GAACCATCCTGGACCACCTAGTAGGTGAAGACGTCATAGCGGACTACCTTTTGTTCTCCCTCAACAGACTGGAGAAGTATAG ttaCGTGGAAAGATATGGTCTTGGGGAGCCTACAGATGACATCCAGCAGGTGTTGAAGCATATTGCTGTCAAACTGGGAAAGACTCAACGAGTCAAAGCCATCACTGGAGTGG GTAACATCACAATCACTGTGCCTAACTACCCAGCAGCTGCCTATGACTTCATTAGAGCTTTCCGTAAGGGCGAGCTGGGACAGGTCATCCTGGACTGA
- the si:dkey-275b16.2 gene encoding peroxisomal N(1)-acetyl-spermine/spermidine oxidase has product MVLSHGLDSHIVIVGCGISGIGAALKLTKHGFRNVRILEATGRTGGRIKTGKMGNNIIEIGANWIHGPSEANPVFCLSRQYGLLDPESLTPENQNLDIGGHPPWVPSWFSSSGRKLTAEQMGPAVELFGELLEECSQFSDKGSEPYSSVGEFLRAEVRQRAAERWRGDSASCHSIRMSLLSTLLKVECCVNGTHTLDALGLGAFGLYKTLPGLDCTFPRGYEGLIDSLMKELRPGMVAYRRPVSRVHWQREPGKGETERPVTVECEDGERIPADHVIVTVPLGYLKKHHGTLFSPPLPLHKLHSVQRMGFGTNNKIFVEFDNPWWDEDCEVIYLVWEDETDLVDQVSDVERLWIKKLFGFTVLKPTKRYGHVLCGWIAGHESEFMETLSEQDVTHAITNLIRRFTGNPIITPRRVLRSQWFHDPWTCGSYTHTGTGTSRQDIHNLAEPLPLWGEKPLQVLFAGEATHPSFFSTVHGALLTGWREADRLISHYSAPGTSQPTKSKL; this is encoded by the exons ATGGTTTTATCGCACGGTCTAGATTCACATATAGTAATAGTTGGTTGTGGAATATCTGGTATTGGAGCAGCTCTGAAGTTAACGAAGCATGGTTTCCGCAATGTGAGGATCCtggaagcaacaggacggactGGAGGAAGGATCAAGACAGGGAAAATGG GAAATAATATCATAGAGATTGGTGCAAACTGGATCCATGGTCCGTCTGAGGCCAACCCAGTGTTCTGTCTGTCTAGACAGTATGGCCTGCTGGACCCAGAGAGCCTGACTCCTGAGAACCAGAACCTAGATATCGGCGGTCATCCCCCTTGGGTACCCAGCTGGTTCTCCAGCTCAG GTCGAAAGCTGACCGCAGAGCAGATGGGTCCTGCCGTAGAGCTGTTTGGTGAGCTGTTGGAGGAGTGTAGCCAGTTCAGCGATAAGGGAAGTGAACCGTACAGCAGTGTGGGGGAGTTTCTAAGGGCCGAG gtgcgGCAGCGTGCGGCAGAGCGATGGCGAGGCGACAGTGCGTCCTGTCACTCCATCCGCATGTCTCTGCTCAGCACCCTGCTGAAGGTGGAGTGTTGTGTGAACGGGACACACACTCTGGACGCGCTGGGCCTAGGCGCCTTCGGACTGTACAAAACCCTGCCAGGACTGGACTGCACCTTCCCCCG GGGATACGAAGGGTTAATCGACAGCCTGATGAAAGAGCTTCGTCCGGGGATGGTCGCCTACCGCCGGCCAGTCAGCCGCGTTCACTGGCAGAGGGAGCCcggaaagggagagacagagcgtCCTGTAACGGTGGAGtgtgaggatggagagaggatcCCTGCGGACCATGTCATCGTCACAGTGCCTCtgg GGTATCTGAAGAAGCATCATGGGacccttttctctccccctcttccccttCACAAGCTCCACTCTGTCCAGAGGATGGGATTTGGAACCAACAATAAGATCTTTGTGGAGTTTGATAACCCCTGGTGGGATGAAGACTGTGAGGTTATATACCTGGTCTGGGAAGATGAG ACAGACTTGGTGGACCAGGTATCTGATGTGGAGAGACTCTGGATTAAGAAACTGTTTGGCTTCACTGTCCTCAAACCCACGAAGAG GTATGGCCACGTGCTGTGTGGCTGGATAGCTGGCCATGAGTCTGAGTTCATGGAGACTCTGTCAGAACAGGACGTCACGCATGCCATTACAAATCTGATACGCAGGTTCACAG GGAACCCAATCATCACCCCGCGGCGTGTCTTGAGGTCTCAGTGGTTCCATGACCCATGGACCTGTGGTTCTTACACCCACACTGGTACCGGAACCTCACGGCAGGATATCCACAACTTGGCTGAACCACTTCCGCTGTGGGGGGAGAAG CCTCTCCAGGTATTGTTTGCAGGAGAAGCCACCCACCCTTCCTTTTTCTCCACTGTCCACGGAGCGCTGCTTACTGGCTGGAGGGAAGCTGATAGGCTCATATCGCACTACTCGGCCCCCGGCACCTCCCAACCAACCAAATCGAAGCTATGA